In one window of Mucilaginibacter auburnensis DNA:
- a CDS encoding FecR family protein, whose translation MEQTRFVELLTKELVEGLTLAEKQELNLLLQQRAEFKKQRTIIKDYWSNDKVEYKATAEGFKKVMDAVYVAEQATEQATQTVKATKVFKLRPAFRYAAAILLLATTLCLWFYHESTSSGKYLSTKFETKITAPRMKSRLILSDSTIVTLNSGTTFKYPVAFGKGNREVYLNGEAFFEVHKDKKHPFIIHTKEMNVKVLGTAFNVKSYDYEPKSETSLIHGSIEVTLNDRKSDRIILKPKEKLIIENNSPVNNQLKTATKLKMEDAEEEGTQYSLTNLTYLPNIDSAAVETLWLKNKLVFKNEDFESIAADMNRWYGIQIIFKSQELKKLRFTATFEHESAIEALQSLRLTEDFHFKKDGTMFYISKGKGL comes from the coding sequence ATGGAGCAAACGCGTTTTGTTGAACTGCTTACCAAGGAGCTTGTAGAAGGCTTAACTCTTGCCGAAAAACAGGAGTTGAACCTGCTATTGCAGCAGCGTGCTGAATTTAAAAAGCAAAGAACCATTATAAAAGACTACTGGAGTAACGATAAGGTTGAATACAAGGCAACCGCTGAAGGTTTCAAAAAAGTTATGGATGCGGTATATGTTGCAGAGCAGGCGACAGAACAAGCAACGCAAACCGTTAAAGCAACCAAAGTTTTTAAACTGAGGCCAGCTTTTAGATATGCTGCAGCTATATTACTTCTGGCAACAACTTTATGCTTGTGGTTTTATCATGAAAGCACCTCATCCGGAAAATATCTTTCAACAAAATTTGAGACAAAGATTACTGCCCCAAGAATGAAATCAAGACTGATCTTGTCAGACAGTACTATAGTTACGCTTAACTCGGGCACTACTTTCAAATATCCGGTGGCGTTTGGCAAGGGCAATAGGGAAGTGTATTTAAATGGTGAAGCTTTTTTTGAGGTTCACAAAGATAAAAAACACCCATTCATTATTCACACAAAAGAAATGAATGTTAAGGTTTTAGGAACAGCCTTTAACGTTAAATCATATGACTATGAGCCTAAAAGTGAAACATCACTTATACATGGTTCTATTGAAGTAACGCTTAATGATCGTAAATCTGACAGGATTATTTTAAAGCCTAAAGAGAAATTAATAATAGAAAATAACTCACCCGTAAATAACCAATTGAAAACGGCAACCAAACTGAAAATGGAGGATGCCGAAGAAGAGGGGACGCAATATTCCCTCACCAATTTAACCTATCTCCCTAATATTGACAGCGCGGCTGTTGAAACCCTGTGGTTAAAAAACAAACTGGTATTTAAAAATGAAGACTTTGAATCCATCGCAGCCGATATGAATAGGTGGTATGGCATTCAGATCATATTTAAAAGCCAGGAACTAAAGAAACTTAGGTTCACGGCAACGTTTGAACACGAATCTGCTATTGAAGCGCTTCAATCATTGCGTTTAACCGAAGATTTTCATTTTAAAAAAGATGGTACTATGTTTTACATTTCAAAAGGAAAGGGCCTATGA
- a CDS encoding RNA polymerase sigma-70 factor: MDQKKDRIPLLWQQICFDNDVKAFESLYYLLYDALVKFGMMYVNHREVAEEIVGDVFVKTWMGRDNMQHVQRIDTYLFVAVKNQSLNHLKKYSTLHVVVDDYENDVNLIDTTNPQIQLEKKELQVYLDQCINALPQQCRIIFKLIKEDGLKYKEVAEILNISPRTVQTQLVRAMQKLSISLSAYAAQPSATGVSIATFINTVLLLIFSKIFF; encoded by the coding sequence TTGGATCAGAAAAAGGATCGTATTCCATTGCTCTGGCAGCAGATATGTTTTGACAATGACGTTAAGGCGTTTGAGTCATTATACTATCTGTTATACGATGCGCTGGTAAAATTTGGCATGATGTATGTCAACCACCGGGAAGTGGCTGAAGAGATTGTCGGCGATGTGTTTGTTAAAACCTGGATGGGAAGAGATAATATGCAACATGTACAACGAATAGACACCTATTTGTTTGTTGCTGTTAAAAACCAATCATTAAATCATCTTAAAAAATACTCCACTCTGCATGTTGTTGTTGACGATTACGAAAACGATGTAAATTTAATTGACACAACAAATCCTCAAATACAATTGGAAAAAAAGGAGTTACAGGTTTACCTTGATCAGTGCATCAATGCGCTTCCTCAACAATGCCGTATTATTTTTAAACTGATAAAAGAGGACGGCTTAAAATATAAAGAGGTTGCAGAAATATTAAATATTTCACCACGCACGGTTCAAACACAATTGGTTAGGGCTATGCAAAAACTAAGTATCTCTTTGTCAGCGTACGCAGCACAACCCTCTGCAACCGGCGTGAGTATTGCAACATTTATAAATACAGTGTTGCTGTTAATTTTTTCAAAAATATTTTTCTAA
- a CDS encoding winged helix-turn-helix transcriptional regulator, translated as MTTISSDTTDNNCPAQTLLKLLAGKWKPELFKLATRAPLRFNTLLKQLEGSNKQSLSIALKELEEAGILHKEVIKLKPLHIEYTLTDKGKSMTPIFLNLEILSG; from the coding sequence ATGACCACTATAAGCTCAGACACAACGGATAATAATTGCCCTGCCCAAACCCTGCTAAAGCTATTAGCAGGTAAATGGAAGCCGGAGTTATTTAAACTTGCAACGCGCGCTCCGTTGCGGTTTAATACACTATTAAAGCAACTTGAAGGCAGCAATAAACAATCTTTATCTATTGCTCTTAAGGAACTTGAAGAGGCCGGCATACTGCACAAAGAAGTTATAAAATTGAAACCACTTCATATAGAATACACGCTCACGGATAAAGGGAAGTCTATGACGCCGATATTTTTAAACTTAGAGATCCTGTCGGGTTGA
- a CDS encoding DsbA family protein translates to MTIKTTNNPMICDPESGICEIPEQKISDQKNIMNTGSTPLKVLYFTDPICSSCWGIEPQLRKLKLAYGDIIEIEYHMGGLLPDWSYNSGGISKPSDVAHHWDEVSMYYNMPIDGDVWLEDPLDSSYPPSIAFKAAQLQNENKAINMLRVMREMVFLKKMNIAKVEVIIEAATKAGLDINRFGADLNGIAKDEFSKDLALARSMHVRGFPTIFFNDMEGNTEMVYGYKAFNAYEEAITKLVPAAAKRDYPKDWKNLFQTYNTLTTREFAELSALTSEDADKKLNILLEAGSIWRYNAKNGALWISKP, encoded by the coding sequence ATGACAATAAAAACAACGAATAACCCGATGATCTGCGATCCTGAAAGCGGGATCTGCGAAATTCCTGAACAAAAAATTTCCGACCAAAAGAATATAATGAATACAGGCTCCACGCCTTTGAAAGTTCTTTATTTTACTGATCCTATATGCTCATCCTGTTGGGGCATAGAACCACAATTGCGTAAGCTTAAACTTGCTTACGGCGACATCATTGAAATTGAATACCACATGGGGGGCCTGTTGCCAGACTGGAGCTACAATAGCGGCGGCATAAGTAAACCGTCAGACGTAGCACACCATTGGGACGAGGTAAGCATGTATTACAACATGCCTATTGATGGTGATGTATGGTTAGAAGATCCGCTTGATTCATCCTACCCGCCGTCAATAGCGTTTAAAGCAGCCCAACTACAAAATGAAAATAAAGCTATAAACATGCTGCGAGTTATGCGCGAAATGGTTTTTCTGAAGAAAATGAATATAGCCAAGGTGGAGGTAATTATTGAGGCTGCTACTAAAGCCGGCCTTGATATAAACAGATTTGGGGCAGATTTAAATGGTATAGCAAAAGACGAATTTTCAAAGGACCTGGCATTGGCGCGGAGTATGCATGTAAGAGGATTTCCTACCATTTTTTTTAATGACATGGAAGGCAATACTGAAATGGTATATGGCTATAAAGCTTTTAACGCTTATGAGGAAGCCATCACTAAGCTTGTACCAGCAGCAGCTAAACGAGATTACCCTAAAGACTGGAAAAATTTATTTCAAACCTATAACACGTTAACTACAAGAGAATTTGCCGAACTAAGTGCGTTAACCTCTGAAGACGCAGATAAGAAATTAAATATATTACTTGAAGCCGGATCGATATGGCGGTACAATGCCAAAAACGGTGCGCTATGGATTAGTAAACCTTAA
- a CDS encoding (Fe-S)-binding protein, with translation MIGQIVFLIVLATAIYLFSRNVGRIRRNILLGKDTDRSDRPAERWKTMARVALGQSKMGKRPVAAVMHLFIYVGFVIINIEVLEIVLDGLFGTHRIFSRALGGLYSLFIGSFEILAVLVLTACVVFLARRNLLKLKRFSGMEMKEWPKSDANYILIIEICLMTAFLLMNAADYKLQTLQYNHYIKAGSFPVSSLLTSFLAGQTSTLVAIERACWWFHIVGILAFLNYLPYSKHFHILLAFPNTYYSKLEPKGEFSNMASVTNEVKAMLDPSFVPTAEAPGRFGAKDATDLTWKNLMDAYTCTECGRCTSVCPANITGKLLSPRKIMMDTRDRITEIGKNMDQHGNDHHDNKALLDDYITREELWACTTCNACTEACPVNIDPLNIIVQMRQYIVMEESAAPASLNNMFGNVENNGAPWKYSNADRFNWADK, from the coding sequence ATGATAGGCCAAATCGTTTTTCTTATTGTTTTAGCTACCGCTATCTATCTTTTTAGCCGCAATGTTGGCCGCATACGGCGCAATATTTTATTGGGAAAAGATACAGACAGAAGCGACCGCCCTGCCGAGCGCTGGAAAACCATGGCCCGTGTAGCCTTAGGGCAAAGCAAAATGGGTAAACGCCCTGTAGCCGCCGTAATGCATTTGTTTATCTACGTCGGCTTTGTTATCATTAACATTGAGGTGTTAGAGATAGTGCTTGACGGACTGTTTGGCACGCACCGCATATTTTCGCGGGCATTAGGCGGCTTATATAGCCTGTTTATAGGTTCATTTGAAATACTAGCTGTTTTAGTGCTAACTGCGTGTGTTGTTTTCCTTGCGCGCAGAAACCTGTTGAAGTTAAAACGCTTCAGCGGTATGGAGATGAAAGAATGGCCAAAGTCAGATGCCAACTACATACTCATTATTGAGATATGTTTAATGACGGCTTTTCTGTTAATGAACGCTGCCGATTACAAGTTGCAAACTTTGCAATACAACCACTATATCAAAGCAGGCAGTTTCCCTGTAAGCAGTTTACTGACTTCATTTTTAGCTGGTCAAACATCCACACTTGTTGCGATAGAGCGTGCCTGCTGGTGGTTTCACATTGTTGGCATACTGGCGTTTTTAAACTACTTGCCCTACTCAAAACACTTCCATATATTGCTGGCTTTCCCAAACACATACTATTCTAAACTGGAGCCAAAAGGAGAATTTAGCAACATGGCATCCGTAACCAATGAGGTGAAGGCCATGCTTGATCCATCGTTTGTTCCCACAGCAGAAGCCCCAGGCCGTTTCGGCGCCAAAGATGCTACAGACCTCACCTGGAAAAATCTGATGGATGCATATACCTGCACCGAGTGCGGGCGTTGCACTTCGGTTTGCCCGGCAAATATTACGGGTAAACTACTATCGCCACGTAAGATCATGATGGATACACGCGATCGTATTACGGAGATAGGCAAAAACATGGATCAACACGGTAATGACCACCACGATAACAAGGCCTTATTAGATGATTACATAACCCGGGAAGAACTTTGGGCATGTACTACCTGCAACGCCTGCACAGAGGCTTGTCCGGTAAATATTGACCCATTGAATATTATTGTTCAGATGCGCCAATACATTGTAATGGAAGAGTCGGCAGCGCCGGCCAGCCTTAATAACATGTTTGGCAATGTTGAAAATAATGGAGCGCCGTGGAAGTACAGTAATGCCGATAGGTTTAACTGGGCAGATAAGTAG
- a CDS encoding (Fe-S)-binding protein, whose protein sequence is MDELNKSEIKNPNFEIPTMAQMAAEGKQPEILFWVGCAGSFDERAQKITRDICKILHHVSISYAVLGTEEACTGDPAKRAGNEFLFQMQAMMNIQLLDGYNIKKIVTGCPHCFNTIKNEYPNLGGNYEVIHHSQLIQQLIDEGKLKAEGGESFKGKRITYHDACYLGRGNEVYEAPRKALEILDAELVEMKRCRSNGLCCGAGGAQMFKEPEPGNKDINMERVDEVVAINAQVIASACPFCMTMLSDGIKHRDKDQEIKVLDIAEITARANRL, encoded by the coding sequence ATGGACGAATTAAACAAATCTGAAATCAAAAATCCGAATTTCGAAATTCCAACCATGGCTCAAATGGCCGCCGAGGGTAAACAACCCGAGATTTTATTCTGGGTAGGATGCGCCGGTAGTTTTGATGAGCGCGCCCAGAAAATTACGCGCGATATTTGCAAAATATTGCACCACGTTAGCATAAGCTATGCTGTTTTAGGCACGGAAGAAGCCTGTACCGGCGACCCAGCCAAGCGCGCAGGCAATGAATTTTTGTTCCAGATGCAGGCTATGATGAATATCCAGCTGCTTGATGGTTACAACATCAAAAAAATAGTTACCGGCTGCCCGCATTGCTTCAATACCATAAAAAACGAATACCCTAACCTGGGTGGCAATTATGAGGTGATCCATCATTCGCAACTGATACAACAATTAATTGACGAGGGCAAGCTGAAAGCAGAAGGTGGAGAAAGTTTTAAAGGTAAACGCATTACTTATCATGATGCCTGTTATTTAGGCAGAGGGAATGAAGTATACGAAGCTCCCCGCAAAGCTTTAGAAATTTTGGATGCCGAACTGGTTGAAATGAAACGTTGCCGCAGCAATGGCTTATGCTGTGGTGCGGGAGGCGCTCAAATGTTTAAAGAACCTGAGCCGGGAAACAAAGACATCAATATGGAGCGCGTTGACGAAGTTGTTGCTATTAATGCACAGGTAATTGCATCAGCCTGTCCGTTTTGCATGACCATGCTAAGCGATGGTATTAAACATCGCGATAAGGACCAGGAAATTAAAGTATTGGATATTGCGGAGATAACAGCAAGAGCGAATAGGTTATGA